One Campylobacter concisus DNA window includes the following coding sequences:
- a CDS encoding LptF/LptG family permease, whose protein sequence is MSRVNRYLLFNFLGTFASLFSTLFLIMSIVFFIQIARITSYIEISFGELFKLYSFMLPRVLLFVVPIAFFVSLAMTLFRLSKENESIVIFTLGGSPNKIARFFLAFSALLSTALLVVAIVMIPIAAQLNANFIDYKKTVAKLNLKPTQFGQKFSDWMVYVGSEMQDNNGTTYKDIVMFNPYIKDSQRLITAKNAKITNTNQSIELSLVDGKMYDIKDEIYHQSNFKSMKIRTAQSEEISDIGSIKEYWTEANSSEKRRKDLSIYVLVALFPLASTLFAISFGIVTYRYEKGMVYVGTFGVLFGYFTLIMLFSSKPSLAIPLIFFVFLLAGILLFKAKIMQRY, encoded by the coding sequence ATGAGTAGAGTGAATAGATATCTTTTGTTTAACTTCCTAGGGACTTTTGCATCGCTATTTAGTACGCTTTTTTTGATCATGTCGATCGTATTTTTCATCCAGATCGCGCGCATCACTTCTTACATTGAAATCAGTTTTGGCGAGCTTTTTAAACTCTACTCATTTATGCTTCCACGCGTACTACTTTTTGTCGTGCCTATCGCATTTTTTGTATCACTTGCGATGACTCTTTTTAGATTATCAAAAGAGAATGAAAGTATCGTTATTTTTACGCTTGGTGGCTCACCAAATAAAATAGCAAGATTTTTTTTAGCATTTTCAGCCCTTTTAAGTACCGCTTTGCTGGTAGTTGCCATCGTCATGATACCAATAGCCGCACAGCTAAATGCAAATTTTATTGATTATAAAAAGACTGTTGCAAAGCTAAATTTAAAGCCAACTCAGTTTGGACAAAAATTCTCTGACTGGATGGTCTATGTGGGCAGTGAAATGCAAGATAACAACGGCACTACTTATAAAGATATTGTGATGTTTAATCCTTACATTAAAGACTCTCAACGCTTAATCACTGCAAAAAATGCAAAGATCACTAATACAAATCAAAGTATTGAACTCTCTTTAGTAGATGGAAAAATGTATGACATAAAAGATGAAATTTATCATCAAAGCAACTTCAAATCCATGAAGATAAGGACTGCCCAAAGTGAAGAGATAAGCGATATAGGCAGTATAAAAGAATACTGGACGGAGGCAAATAGTAGCGAAAAAAGAAGAAAAGACCTTAGCATATATGTGCTTGTTGCACTATTTCCACTTGCCAGTACACTTTTTGCTATAAGCTTTGGTATCGTTACTTACAGATATGAAAAGGGTATGGTTTATGTTGGCACATTTGGCGTTTTATTTGGGTATTTTACGCTCATAATGCTATTTTCATCAAAGCCATCTTTGGCGATTCCGCTAATATTTTTCGTCTTTTTATTGGCAGGAATTTTGCTTTTTAAAGCCAAGATCATGCAAAGATACTAA